DNA from Daucus carota subsp. sativus chromosome 1, DH1 v3.0, whole genome shotgun sequence:
TGAAAGATAGCGGTTAttcgtttcgtgttatctgattagttatcaacatCACATATCTTGATTAAGGCATAACTCTggatgaagtatataatgaagttagaatcccatgtttttattttcattagtaCCTCGTTAATTGTTAATTCTCAtagttgataattcttagtCGATAATTATTTTCATAGTTAATTTAGTATACTCAACCTCTATTTGtcaattgtcttagcagtgaataagaatcatacattgttgcataagtgcataaattagaataaactgaGGAACTAACTTAATTTACTACTTGCTACAAGTTGACTACGTGCACTTGCGTGTTTTCAACCCTAACAGGTTCATTCTCAACTGAGGAAAGAAACGTAATTTCATTAGCCAAGAGATCCTTGCCAGAATTACAGGGTTCAGTTACTCTCCGGGTCATATGTACCTCATCTCTGCCCAGTTGCAAACGGGAGACGGGGTTAGGAATTGGCATGCACCGGAAACACCTCCATGAAGAtctgtttttataattttctaaaaacTCTTCGGCACTCTTGTGGATTTCTTCTGCTTTTGTCTGTCATGTCTCCACTTCATCAATGATTATTTTACCATTATCTCTTTCTTCCCCAACTTCTCTGGTCATCTTGTTGTTCTCAGTGTCTAGTTTCTAAAGTTCCGAATCAAGAACCTTAACATGGTCCTTATAAGAAAACATATAACGGAATCCACGGAACAATGGGTCAACTGTGGCATCGGATATTCTTTCGACAATATTTCCGATACATGGAATATCAAATAGACCAACCATGATAATACTTGctactttttttcttttgttatttttgCTCAAATAGTTTGTaagaaatgaaatataaatgcGTCTCACATAATCATAATACTACATGACTTGTTCCCCTGGAGAAAAAATATGCATGACTTGTTCTATAGTCCACCTCGAATAAATTAAATCGAAATTGTATGAATTATTGCGTAAGATTTGGGCTAGATCGAGCTCTAGACCGTTTGATCACCCCTCGTGAGGAGAGATGATTTGTGTGATGTTTTGGACTGAATTCACTAGGGTTGTTACGTGCTCTAGAAATCCGTAAACTGATCTCCGTCCCCTCATGAATGGCCTACGTATCCTATATATAGGAATCAAGTCCACGTAGTTGTATTAGGTTATAACTACCGATTTAGCCGACTTTTCCAGCTGGTAGAAGTGTTCTTATCAAATTATAAGTCTGGTAGCTCGAGCTTCCAGGAGAGTCCAACTCCTCGAGGAGTCTAGAACCTCTCGAATTCCATCATTATTCGTCCATGTATACATCTCCGTGTATATATGTGATTCTGATtcgtttattttataattatcatgTATCTGGACGTTATTAAACCACTGGAAGTCCTCTAGAGTTCGTCCTTATCCAGCCTCCTTGAATGTAGGAAGATAGTCCATCTCCTACTAGACTTCTGCTAACTCTCAGGCGGTGCAGGAACCTCCGAGGAAACTAGACTTCTGCCTAAAAGATCCTTACTCTGACATGACATTGTAATTTTGTACAATTACAAAAGTTAAAAATCTTTTAACATGATAGAGAGTCTTTATAATTGGAACTAGCGTATACCTTGTATAAaggattattttttaatgtatatgtgtgtgtttatatatatataggctcatgatcaaatagaaaccactcttaaaataaaaactagaaaccaatataagttagtgatattctcagttcAATTTAGTGATGTTCTCTTTACGATTTTGTGATatgtgttgcaggaattagtgaaaacagGCAGAAACAGACCAGAATTTCCAGATATGTTCCAGAAACTGCTaaaaatctccagatctgttcacatTTTctattcagatggtggtgacggtggtggagatggtggaggtaaaggtggagatggaggaaggatgattgtagcggagttttgggcggcttgaagtaaggggttggagcgttgccggaatagtggcggctccgccgcgTTTTGCTGTGGAGCTgtggtggagaaagaagtatgaacggggctgaaggaggttgaagcaacgaccaagatggggctggtgaagatggaggtggagattgtgttatggaggtggagatggaggtggtggttatggagggggcgggcggcatagaggtggtggtgATTATGGAGGAGGCGACgatggaggtggtggcagtggcggatgtggaggttggggttggtgaagatggaggtggggttgatgaagatggaggtggagatggggttgtttaaaaatttagtggtatttacttttggatttagtgatattccagtttggtttttagtttttaggataaggaggtttgagtaataccctatatatatatattgattaaaagTTGTCGtaagaatataattataattttatattacgaCCTATATTCAATTTATACCTCCTGGTTCAGCTCATCAGAGAACCTCAACCTCCTGGTTCATCCCATAAAACCTATAGACCTCCTGGTCCAGGGCTCCTATTCCAGCCTTCCAATAGCTTCCTGATCCATGTAAACTTCCTTTAATCAATATTTAGAATCCATCCCAGGTTTTTCCATGTGAACCTCCTGCGTAGAGATTCTTCCCTTATCAATATAGGTTTGGGCCATTATTAATCATATCATATACCCAATTTAAAAGCATATTTTGGAACACAacatattacaaaaattatttacatgATATCTCAGTACACATGGAGGTTCTTTGGTTCAAGAAGTGGTCTGAACCGGTTAAAGTGGTATGAAATTGGTGTCTAGTATTATTTGTTTGGTTAAGTGCTTgaataactatatataatttaaatgatattAAAGTTTTTTATATTCTCCGATCTTGCATGAAGCCTTTGATCAAAAATTGTTGAGAAATGTGAATTCTAAGATTAATTCAAAATGTTTAGCgactataatattaaatagttaagagtgaatttttattcttaaatttttacAAGGATAGACACTaaagtataaatataatatatatgccaacaagcctccatcacTTTTTCTAATTAACCCTTGCGAGATGTGTGTTTAAATATTTCGTGGCTGCTCctaactttatttatttataattgtttCTCTGGTCACCTCTTACTTAATCTCCTTATTGActtgttaaatattaaaactttaaaCCATGCAAGTCCCTTGTACAGAAGTATTTGGGCGATGATGTGCATAGAATTAAGtatttactccctctgtctcgttcaattctatacattaagTATGTATTTTCTCTGTCtcgttcaattctatacattactTTGTGCCACGTTTTTCAAGGCTTGCATAAAAAatagtttaataatatttttttaaattattcttttttaaaaaaagtttagatataatttttattcgggggaattttttaaaaaaatattataaaactatacttatTGGAGGCCCTCGGCCCTCTAAATACGTGCAAATCGTGAATGTATATATAGAATAGAACCTGCCCTATTACTCTTAACACTTGAAGAATGCCTGGCTCTTTGTAATCTGGCCCCTTCGAGTATTTATCAGCTCCCAAATTGCATTCAGCGTCTGTGGAATTGTCTGTGGAATTGTGTACCATGGCGAGAAATAGTTTTTGTTTGGTTCCTCCGCGACAACCTTGATTAAATCAACCACAAAAATATAACCGTACTTAGTATTGCATCGTTATTTAATCCGAGATCGAGAATTATTAAGCATGGGAGATCGAGGAATTGTTAATTACCTTGCCTTCGTAGAAAGTATTGAAGTAGAGGCATTTCCCAAAGTGCTTGAACATGAAACTCTTGTCATCGTAAGGCAACCTTGGGACAATATCGTTACAGTAAACATATCTAAGATACTGAATTTCATAACTCGAAAATAGTCCTTCCATGTAATCCCCAAATTCCTTGTCTCCAACTCTAGGTTGTCCGAATGTGTAAATTCCTTGTAATCTCTTTAGTAACAAGTCATCGTCGTGGTAAGCTAATATAGCTGGAAAAAGAATGGTCAGTGCCCCTCCTAAGCTATGACCAGTAACTATAAACTTTGCCTTTTCGTTAGCTTGTAAAATTTCTCTTAGCTTGTCCCTGATGACATAATAAGCCAGTGGTTTTTCGTCGTCTTTTTGGTATATTAGAGGCCAGCCGTGGCTCTTTTGTAACCCAAGAGCTTTCATGAAACCACCATGGACTTTTCCATGGACTTCTTTTTTGCCCTGATGAAGTTCATACCAAGAGAGATCAATGTCCGAAGACCAGGCATCTGCATCAAATGTCTCTGTTCCTCTAAAAGCCACTACGATCAATTCATCATCAGCACTCTTGTCCCAGCACATGAAGGCTTGTGTGGTCGCTTTCTTTTGATATTCTGAGCAACATCAATTCGTCATAAGTATTTACACATATCATTATTCCTAGTTTACATTTCATCAAATAGATATCCATAAGGACAGATTCTTACGATTGTAGAAATCAAAGGAGTCCAAAAATTCCATCTGCAGTTTTCAAAAACACAGAGGTCAAGACAATATGGTTTGGCAGAAGAAAAATATACTTCACTTCTGCATGCATGCATAGTGAAACTTCAAATATGCCTGTGTTGTTGAGAGGAAGTTAAACGTCCATTCCAGTGGTCTTTCACCGTTTTCTAGTGGTTTTTACTACTATGTGTAGGAATCTAAATGAGTTGCTACCGCAGAGCTCTAAAAAAGAACAGATAAAAGAATTTTGTGTAATTCTGAATATG
Protein-coding regions in this window:
- the LOC108200276 gene encoding triacylglycerol lipase OBL1, encoding MEFLDSFDFYNQYQKKATTQAFMCWDKSADDELIVVAFRGTETFDADAWSSDIDLSWYELHQGKKEVHGKVHGGFMKALGLQKSHGWPLIYQKDDEKPLAYYVIRDKLREILQANEKAKFIVTGHSLGGALTILFPAILAYHDDDLLLKRLQGIYTFGQPRVGDKEFGDYMEGLFSSYEIQYLRYVYCNDIVPRLPYDDKSFMFKHFGKCLYFNTFYEGKVVAEEPNKNYFSPWYTIPQTIPQTLNAIWELINTRRGQITKSQAFFKC